In the Flagellimonas sp. HMM57 genome, one interval contains:
- a CDS encoding gliding motility-associated C-terminal domain-containing protein, whose product MKTIGSHFSILLIACAMTLLGANSLHSQVLNKPTTVWTAACASVSFNEYDVSFGWTPPLVDSNNEFILELSDANGNFGSPRELSRLSDKNADFNFDFTFAVPTDVNGENFKLRVRSTSPAKTSPATDAYPMYFVDYNSPLLISENGSGSIPPGGTIEICGSGSVTLSPHNIPNPNNYSYNWYRSGTLLSEKSKDLTVSTTGMYYVELDYGTVCSGSANTLSNTIEISTGTSQGIAINGSNNVGLCPGDPYTLTANISGSGLTYTWYKDGAIVSGPTVNAHTYAVNTSASGYEGNYEVEISGAGACQERSAPVAINNLGNFDVTRQNDANIVLLPSQTKTLSVTTTATTPTYQWFKDGSPIIGADEISIDVNEVGVYYVRVTETGGSCSAAPIDSESTTIVSPSSFEFVVDFAGTYTSCENTEATLNLSTINAVSSSGAKTDVTSDLLSSFTYQWTKDASNVSGETSRTIIVSNFNENGAYRLEGTLNTFNASSNDLDVKLASNEVLTITSNETVLCEGGDPIVLETSKNLSGETFEWIKDGQVIDTTTENLIAVETGTYQLIVKTNDCPIVSNEITIVNFDDSLLVLDRPQDLIIIEGETVTITASGATSYEWLNADNSLLGSLNSFSFNQEGEFLLVASFGSCTVSRVITVTFRDTFAIPNVITTNGDGINDLWVLPNTYSRDQETLVTIYDERGKEVFSQTNYENNWPQSTTAFTKQSMIFYYRITKGGESLKQGTITVIK is encoded by the coding sequence ATGAAGACAATTGGTTCACATTTTAGCATTCTTCTCATTGCGTGTGCAATGACATTACTTGGGGCTAATTCGCTACATTCTCAAGTATTGAACAAACCAACCACTGTTTGGACGGCAGCATGTGCATCTGTTAGCTTTAACGAATATGATGTTAGTTTCGGATGGACACCTCCCTTAGTAGATTCAAATAACGAGTTTATCCTAGAACTATCCGACGCTAACGGTAACTTTGGTTCTCCCAGAGAACTTTCAAGACTTTCGGACAAAAATGCTGACTTTAATTTTGACTTCACTTTTGCAGTACCTACAGATGTGAACGGCGAAAACTTTAAACTTAGAGTTCGTAGTACCAGTCCTGCAAAGACAAGCCCGGCAACAGATGCCTACCCTATGTACTTTGTTGATTACAACTCACCACTACTTATCAGCGAAAATGGCAGTGGATCCATTCCTCCCGGGGGTACGATTGAAATCTGTGGAAGTGGTTCCGTGACACTGTCTCCACATAACATACCCAACCCAAACAACTACAGTTATAATTGGTACCGAAGTGGTACGCTTCTTAGCGAAAAATCAAAAGACTTGACCGTATCTACCACTGGAATGTACTATGTGGAGTTGGATTATGGAACTGTATGTTCAGGTTCGGCAAATACGCTATCTAACACTATAGAAATATCAACAGGAACAAGCCAAGGAATTGCCATTAACGGTTCCAATAATGTAGGTCTTTGTCCTGGAGACCCATATACGCTAACAGCCAATATTAGTGGCAGTGGACTTACATACACCTGGTATAAGGATGGTGCCATAGTATCTGGACCAACTGTCAACGCACATACTTATGCCGTTAATACCAGTGCTTCTGGTTATGAAGGAAATTATGAGGTAGAAATTAGTGGTGCGGGCGCTTGTCAAGAACGGTCCGCTCCAGTAGCTATTAACAACCTTGGCAATTTTGATGTAACAAGACAAAACGATGCCAATATCGTATTGCTACCTTCACAAACAAAAACATTATCGGTAACTACTACAGCTACCACACCTACATATCAATGGTTTAAGGACGGATCACCAATAATTGGAGCTGATGAAATAAGCATAGATGTAAATGAAGTTGGGGTTTATTATGTTAGAGTAACAGAAACGGGCGGAAGCTGCTCTGCGGCTCCTATTGATTCTGAAAGCACAACTATCGTTTCTCCAAGTTCGTTTGAGTTTGTTGTTGATTTCGCCGGCACTTATACTTCTTGTGAAAACACCGAAGCTACACTTAACCTTTCTACTATAAATGCTGTAAGCAGTTCTGGAGCAAAAACAGATGTTACTTCTGATTTGCTTTCTTCCTTTACTTATCAATGGACGAAAGACGCCAGCAATGTTAGTGGAGAGACCTCAAGAACTATAATAGTTTCAAATTTTAACGAAAATGGTGCATACCGTTTAGAAGGTACATTAAACACTTTTAATGCTTCATCCAATGATTTGGATGTGAAATTGGCATCAAATGAGGTTTTGACCATTACTTCCAACGAAACTGTATTATGTGAAGGAGGTGACCCTATAGTTCTGGAAACATCTAAAAATCTAAGCGGCGAAACATTTGAATGGATAAAGGATGGTCAAGTTATTGATACCACCACAGAAAATTTAATTGCGGTAGAAACAGGAACATATCAATTGATTGTAAAAACCAATGATTGTCCTATAGTATCCAACGAAATAACCATCGTAAATTTTGATGATTCATTGCTAGTTCTGGACAGACCGCAAGACCTTATTATTATAGAAGGTGAAACGGTTACCATAACCGCAAGTGGAGCAACTTCTTACGAATGGTTAAACGCAGATAATTCGCTTTTGGGTTCACTAAATTCTTTCAGTTTTAACCAAGAAGGAGAGTTTCTTTTAGTAGCAAGCTTTGGAAGCTGCACCGTTAGCAGGGTTATCACCGTAACATTCAGGGATACGTTCGCCATACCAAATGTCATTACTACCAACGGTGATGGAATCAACGATTTATGGGTGCTGCCCAATACGTATTCTAGAGACCAAGAAACCTTGGTTACCATCTATGATGAAAGAGGTAAAGAAGTCTTTAGTCAAACCAATTATGAAAATAACTGGCCCCAGTCCACTACTGCTTTCACTAAGCAAAGTATGATTTTCTATTATCGAATTACAAAGGGTGGGGAAAGTTTAAAACAAGGAACCATAACTGTGATCAAATAA
- a CDS encoding SPFH domain-containing protein gives MNLVYLIPTILIVGFVFFSLIFIVKQQTAVLIETFGRFTSVRNSGIQFKIPFVQRIAGRLSLKIQQLDVMIETKTLDDVFVKLKVSVQYVVIRDKVYDAFYKLEYPHDQITSFVFDVVRAEVPKMKLDDVFVKKDDIAIAVKRELQEYMSEYGYDIIKTLVTDIDPDAQVKEAMNRINASEREKIAAQFEGDAARILIVEKAKAEAESKRLQGQGIADQRREIARGLEESVEVLNKVGINSQEASALIVVTQHYDTLQSIGEETNTNLILLPNSPQAGSDMLNNMVASFTASNMIGEQMKKTNVDKDKK, from the coding sequence ATGAACCTAGTATACCTTATACCTACAATACTTATTGTGGGTTTTGTCTTCTTCTCTCTAATATTTATTGTTAAACAGCAAACTGCAGTTCTCATTGAAACCTTTGGACGGTTTACAAGCGTTAGAAACTCGGGGATACAGTTTAAAATTCCGTTTGTTCAAAGAATTGCTGGAAGGTTAAGCCTTAAAATTCAACAGTTGGATGTAATGATCGAAACCAAAACCTTGGACGACGTATTCGTGAAACTTAAGGTTTCTGTACAATATGTTGTCATTAGGGACAAGGTGTATGATGCTTTTTACAAATTGGAATATCCACACGATCAAATCACTTCTTTTGTTTTTGACGTGGTGCGTGCCGAAGTCCCTAAAATGAAATTGGACGATGTCTTTGTTAAAAAAGATGATATTGCCATTGCCGTAAAACGTGAGCTACAGGAATACATGTCGGAATATGGTTATGATATCATAAAGACCCTGGTTACCGATATTGACCCGGATGCCCAGGTGAAAGAGGCCATGAACCGAATCAACGCATCGGAACGTGAAAAAATTGCAGCACAGTTTGAAGGGGATGCCGCCAGGATCCTTATCGTAGAAAAAGCAAAGGCCGAAGCGGAAAGCAAGCGATTACAGGGCCAAGGTATTGCGGACCAGCGTAGGGAAATTGCCCGAGGTCTGGAAGAGTCCGTTGAGGTCTTGAACAAAGTGGGCATCAATTCGCAAGAGGCTTCTGCCCTTATCGTTGTTACCCAACATTACGACACGCTACAGTCCATTGGGGAGGAAACCAATACCAATCTGATTCTGCTTCCAAATTCCCCACAAGCGGGCAGTGATATGCTCAACAACATGGTTGCTTCCTTTACGGCAAGCAATATGATAGGGGAACAGATGAAAAAAACAAATGTGGATAAAGACAAGAAATAG
- a CDS encoding BspA family leucine-rich repeat surface protein — MKKNMYLFFSLSLFMFSCGKDDSPKAPEEENKAPVIAEQSFTVAEDITDAQAIGTVTASDPDGDSLTFSIESDDDGLFDITEAGVLSLTTGKSLDFETKTAHTLFVSAYDGVEETNAKVTVTVQDVNDTFVTTWKTVTDGESIEIGLVEGLAYDFMIDWGDGTIENITKDENIEHSYATAGDHVVAIQGNFPGMIMSLLASAPKLMSIDQWGNNKWESLESAFASCENMVYKATDVPDLSQVSSLAGMFTSAKQFNGDIGNWDVGNITDMKSMFLAASSFNGDISNWNTENVTNMPFMFNGASSFNQDIGDWNTENVTSMSGMFGGAILFNQDISMWNVSSVTQMGSMFFGASSFNQDIGGWNTEKVIFMSGMFSGASVFNQNIGGWNIGSITNMENMFDNSGMDIIRMNNTVIGWSNFVENNNGPFGINCGMEGMIACFEINEVFNAIAYLESEGVDWELEGLSPVGNCQ, encoded by the coding sequence ATGAAAAAGAACATGTACTTATTTTTTAGCCTTTCTCTTTTTATGTTCTCCTGCGGCAAAGATGATTCGCCCAAGGCACCAGAGGAAGAGAACAAGGCCCCGGTCATAGCGGAACAGTCCTTTACCGTTGCCGAGGATATTACCGATGCCCAGGCCATTGGAACGGTAACCGCGAGCGACCCGGACGGGGACAGCCTTACATTTTCCATAGAATCCGATGATGACGGGCTTTTTGACATCACCGAGGCCGGTGTACTTAGTTTAACTACCGGAAAATCCCTGGATTTTGAGACCAAAACGGCACATACCCTTTTTGTGAGCGCTTATGATGGCGTAGAGGAAACAAATGCGAAAGTTACGGTCACTGTCCAAGATGTGAACGACACTTTTGTCACCACCTGGAAGACCGTTACGGATGGGGAAAGTATAGAGATAGGCTTAGTAGAAGGTTTGGCATATGATTTTATGATCGATTGGGGAGATGGCACCATTGAGAATATTACCAAAGATGAGAATATAGAACATTCGTATGCAACGGCCGGGGACCATGTTGTGGCGATCCAGGGAAATTTTCCCGGCATGATAATGTCTCTTCTCGCAAGTGCGCCCAAACTTATGAGTATAGACCAATGGGGCAATAACAAATGGGAGAGCTTGGAAAGTGCTTTTGCGAGTTGCGAGAACATGGTCTATAAAGCTACCGATGTGCCCGACCTGTCACAGGTCTCTTCCCTTGCAGGTATGTTCACAAGTGCCAAACAATTTAACGGGGATATCGGCAATTGGGATGTAGGCAATATTACGGATATGAAATCTATGTTTCTTGCTGCATCGTCCTTCAATGGTGATATTAGTAATTGGAATACGGAAAACGTCACCAACATGCCTTTTATGTTCAATGGTGCATCCTCGTTCAATCAGGATATTGGTGATTGGAATACGGAAAACGTCACCAGCATGTCTGGAATGTTTGGAGGGGCAATTTTGTTCAACCAAGATATAAGTATGTGGAATGTGTCGAGCGTTACACAGATGGGTTCCATGTTCTTTGGGGCATCCTCGTTCAATCAGGATATTGGTGGATGGAATACAGAAAAAGTCATCTTCATGTCTGGAATGTTCTCTGGGGCTTCCGTGTTCAATCAGAATATAGGGGGTTGGAACATTGGCAGTATAACCAACATGGAGAACATGTTCGATAACAGTGGAATGGACATAATAAGAATGAACAACACAGTGATCGGTTGGTCCAATTTTGTAGAAAATAATAACGGACCATTTGGAATTAACTGTGGTATGGAGGGTATGATTGCCTGTTTTGAAATTAATGAAGTTTTTAATGCAATTGCTTATCTCGAGAGCGAAGGTGTTGATTGGGAGCTGGAAGGATTATCTCCTGTTGGTAATTGCCAGTAA
- a CDS encoding type IX secretion system membrane protein PorP/SprF — protein sequence MYKNKPLLLFIILILSLSGVRAQEETPFVEYNVPSQNLLKFNRFLINPTFSTVREDKSYINLFHRNQSVSFDDNNQVYFLSYSGRVGDRSGVGLSLFTNREGLFNNFGVHANYAYGIKLSEKSNFTFGANFSYYQSAFNQDRANALDDDPFLNSLESSSLVTFQPGFNLSYGKFDFGVFAENLFDYNLKSSESVTDFNEKTYSGHLQYTHQFENASGILEQARLMPLARVRQVGQEDLVLGGSLLLDLPKLGWIQAGYDDFYGAAAGLGFNLNRNLSLGYTIEKGLTNNFENFGVSHEISLAYSFTPNLTEDRVMLEKEDDSLVDNESAPEEELTISEKDLKIAYLEEKLAENDVILDELLLRQDSIETNRNSDLERRFETVMKMVRRETRGQMPELEEKAKEVYFANMDSMDIKSSKRNEPALAENGLSNTTAAKKVIRLNETRPKSLAENTTAKRDRTNRYNNKNVGRFKRFTIPNVESGHYLIANVFKDANNVDSFLEQLQAQGIEAGFFENPKNGLTYVYLKGYRNKQDAVDAYHSQLNGAYQGDAWVMNVNGVDSNSSGGFNSIANTNNSEYDNNNLHNNITKTKRKASQVSYTDYDVDGLGSGFYIIANVFEKASNANRFVKKLKSEGLNAGYFVNPEDNYRYVYIKRHDTWTNALTSYYTKLNASYDDKMWIMRVKPNLNS from the coding sequence ATGTACAAAAACAAACCTCTACTACTGTTCATAATCTTAATCTTATCTCTTTCTGGAGTACGCGCCCAGGAAGAGACTCCATTTGTGGAATATAATGTCCCTTCTCAAAACCTGCTTAAGTTTAACAGGTTTTTGATAAACCCGACATTCTCAACAGTTAGAGAGGACAAATCCTATATTAACTTGTTTCACAGAAACCAATCGGTTTCTTTTGATGACAACAATCAAGTTTATTTTTTAAGCTATAGTGGTAGAGTTGGTGATAGAAGTGGTGTTGGTTTAAGTCTGTTCACCAACCGTGAAGGGTTATTTAACAACTTTGGCGTGCATGCCAATTACGCTTATGGCATTAAACTAAGTGAAAAGAGCAACTTTACGTTTGGGGCAAACTTTTCATACTATCAAAGTGCCTTCAATCAAGATAGGGCAAACGCACTTGATGATGACCCATTCTTAAATAGTTTGGAAAGTAGTTCCTTAGTTACTTTTCAACCTGGATTCAATCTTTCTTATGGCAAGTTTGATTTTGGGGTCTTTGCCGAAAATCTCTTTGATTACAACCTCAAAAGTAGTGAATCCGTTACCGATTTTAACGAAAAAACATATTCTGGACACCTACAATATACCCATCAGTTTGAAAATGCTTCTGGAATACTGGAACAGGCAAGATTGATGCCTTTGGCCAGAGTTCGCCAAGTTGGGCAAGAAGACCTTGTTTTAGGTGGAAGTTTACTTTTAGACCTTCCCAAACTTGGATGGATACAAGCTGGATATGATGATTTTTATGGGGCAGCCGCAGGGCTTGGCTTTAACTTGAACAGAAACCTTTCTTTAGGTTATACCATTGAAAAAGGTTTGACCAACAATTTTGAAAATTTTGGGGTCAGCCATGAAATTTCTTTGGCCTATTCCTTCACACCTAACTTAACTGAGGACCGGGTAATGCTCGAAAAAGAAGACGATAGTCTGGTCGATAACGAGAGCGCACCTGAAGAAGAACTTACCATTTCTGAAAAAGACCTAAAAATTGCATACTTAGAAGAAAAGCTAGCGGAAAACGATGTCATCTTGGACGAACTCCTTTTAAGACAGGACTCTATTGAAACCAACAGGAACAGTGATCTTGAAAGGCGTTTTGAGACCGTAATGAAAATGGTGCGAAGAGAAACTCGCGGACAAATGCCCGAGTTGGAAGAAAAAGCAAAAGAGGTATATTTTGCCAACATGGATAGCATGGACATCAAGTCCAGTAAACGCAATGAACCTGCATTGGCAGAAAACGGACTATCTAACACAACAGCAGCAAAAAAAGTAATTCGCCTTAACGAAACCAGACCCAAAAGTTTAGCTGAAAACACTACCGCAAAAAGAGACAGAACCAATCGGTATAATAATAAAAACGTTGGTCGATTTAAAAGGTTTACGATTCCTAATGTAGAAAGTGGCCATTACTTAATTGCAAACGTTTTTAAGGATGCCAATAATGTTGACTCCTTTCTAGAGCAGCTGCAAGCGCAGGGAATTGAAGCAGGATTCTTCGAAAACCCAAAAAATGGTCTTACCTATGTATATCTAAAAGGATATAGAAATAAGCAAGATGCCGTAGATGCCTATCATTCACAACTCAATGGCGCTTATCAAGGCGACGCATGGGTCATGAATGTAAATGGAGTGGATTCCAATTCTAGTGGTGGATTCAATTCGATCGCCAACACAAATAATTCCGAATACGATAATAACAACCTACACAATAACATAACCAAAACCAAGCGCAAAGCTTCCCAAGTATCATATACCGATTATGATGTTGATGGCCTAGGTTCCGGTTTTTACATTATAGCCAATGTTTTTGAAAAAGCTTCAAATGCAAACCGCTTCGTAAAAAAACTGAAATCTGAAGGACTGAATGCCGGTTACTTTGTTAACCCAGAAGACAACTACAGGTATGTGTACATTAAAAGACATGATACTTGGACCAACGCGCTGACCTCTTATTACACCAAACTTAATGCTTCGTATGATGACAAAATGTGGATCATGCGAGTAAAACCAAACCTCAATAGTTAG
- a CDS encoding glutamine--tRNA ligase/YqeY domain fusion protein, whose amino-acid sequence MGEDAKSLNFIEHIIEEDLENGYGKNDLRFRFPPEPNGYLHIGHASSICLNFGLGLKYNAPVNLRFDDTNPAKEEKEYVEAIKRDVEWLGFRWDTERYASDYFQQLYDWAKQLIKEGKAYVDSQTSEEMAEQKGTPTEPGKEGPYRNRTVEENLRLFEGMKNGEFEEGKHVLRAKIDMASSNMLMRDPIMYRVLHKPHHRTNTDWCIYPMYDWTHGESDYIEQVSHSLCTLEFLPHRELYNWFLDQLVATEKLRPKQREFARRNLSHTVVSKRKLLQLVESGVVNGWDDPRMPTISGLRRRGYTPESIRNFSDTIGIAKRENVVDVSLLEFHVREHLNKIAPRVMAVLNPLKVVITNYEEGKEEWLDAENNPEDESAGSRKVPFSREIYIEKEDFREEANRKFFRLKLGGEVRLKNGYIIKAESCTKDTDGNITEVQCTYDPKSKSGSGTEESLRKVKGTLHWVSVQHAIEAEVRVYDRLFTDATPDGHKDKDFMEFVNKDSFQKVTGYLEPSLKDVKVGDRFQFQRLGYFNVDSDSSEGNLVFNRTVTLRDTWAKLEQKNK is encoded by the coding sequence ATGGGAGAAGATGCTAAATCACTTAATTTTATTGAGCACATTATCGAAGAGGATTTGGAAAATGGCTATGGGAAAAACGACCTTCGTTTCCGTTTTCCGCCAGAGCCCAATGGCTATCTCCATATTGGCCATGCCAGTTCTATTTGCTTAAACTTCGGACTTGGATTGAAGTACAATGCCCCCGTAAATTTACGCTTTGATGACACCAACCCGGCCAAAGAGGAAAAAGAGTATGTTGAGGCCATAAAAAGGGATGTGGAATGGCTAGGTTTTAGATGGGATACCGAAAGGTATGCTTCGGATTATTTTCAACAATTGTATGATTGGGCAAAGCAGTTGATAAAAGAAGGAAAAGCCTATGTTGACAGCCAAACTTCTGAGGAAATGGCCGAACAAAAGGGGACACCTACTGAACCTGGCAAGGAAGGTCCATATCGAAATAGAACCGTAGAAGAAAACCTGCGTCTTTTTGAAGGCATGAAAAACGGAGAGTTTGAAGAAGGAAAGCATGTGCTACGTGCTAAAATAGATATGGCTTCTTCAAACATGTTGATGCGTGATCCTATCATGTATCGCGTATTGCATAAACCGCACCACAGAACAAATACCGACTGGTGTATTTATCCAATGTACGACTGGACACATGGCGAGAGCGATTATATAGAACAGGTTTCGCATTCGCTTTGTACACTCGAATTTTTACCACACCGAGAGTTGTACAATTGGTTTTTAGATCAGTTGGTAGCTACTGAGAAATTAAGGCCCAAACAGCGAGAATTTGCACGTAGAAACCTGAGCCATACTGTGGTAAGTAAGCGAAAATTACTGCAATTGGTAGAGAGTGGTGTTGTAAATGGATGGGACGATCCAAGAATGCCAACAATTTCAGGGTTGCGAAGAAGAGGATATACCCCGGAATCCATACGTAATTTTTCAGATACTATTGGAATCGCAAAGCGTGAAAATGTGGTTGACGTTTCCTTGCTGGAATTTCATGTGCGTGAACATCTTAATAAAATTGCTCCAAGGGTAATGGCCGTTCTTAACCCTTTAAAAGTGGTCATTACCAATTACGAAGAAGGAAAAGAAGAGTGGTTGGATGCAGAAAACAATCCTGAAGATGAATCTGCAGGAAGCAGAAAAGTTCCTTTTTCTAGAGAAATCTACATAGAAAAAGAAGATTTTAGGGAAGAAGCCAATCGTAAGTTCTTTAGATTGAAGCTGGGTGGTGAGGTTCGTTTAAAGAACGGCTACATCATCAAAGCGGAAAGCTGTACAAAAGATACCGATGGGAATATTACAGAAGTACAATGTACGTATGACCCAAAGAGTAAGAGTGGCAGTGGTACCGAAGAAAGCTTGCGAAAAGTAAAAGGCACCTTACATTGGGTTTCTGTACAACATGCCATTGAAGCTGAGGTAAGGGTTTACGACAGACTTTTTACAGATGCGACACCAGACGGTCACAAGGACAAAGATTTTATGGAATTTGTAAATAAGGATTCCTTTCAAAAAGTTACAGGATATTTGGAACCAAGTCTAAAAGATGTAAAAGTTGGTGACAGATTTCAATTTCAACGATTGGGCTATTTTAATGTTGATTCAGATTCCTCTGAAGGAAACCTTGTTTTCAACAGAACGGTAACCTTACGAGATACTTGGGCGAAATTGGAGCAAAAAAACAAATAA
- a CDS encoding POTRA domain-containing protein: protein MKKLFIPCLLFCCAFGLAQEQKITKLEFEGLKRTKESFLRRLVKVRANTVYDSVLVKQDIERLKRLPGIANAKDSVYTLGDEKALVYRIEENFTIIPGLRIATANNGEFAYRISAFEFNLFGNNQLIGGFYERNVFDSYGVFWEHPFLFSDKWGIGFSYQDNTTQEPVFFEEGIKDYRFNARSAEGNLLFFFDFKNEAELGVSFVKESYDFFGDEPLLGRPLSLEADKLIYRGQYRYVDLDIDYQYIDGTINEFTTQYISFLNGDEPGTEFLGDFVSFRNDLIHYRKLGTKGNWASRLRFAAAFGNDDSPFAPFTLDNQLNIRGVGNTVDRGTAALVLNTEYRHTFYEKGWFAIQGNAFIDAGSWREPGENFGQLFDGTSTRLYSGVGFRLIHKRIFNAVFRLDYGFGISNESTNGIVFGIGQYF, encoded by the coding sequence GTGAAAAAGTTATTCATACCCTGTCTTCTATTTTGTTGTGCATTTGGGCTTGCACAAGAACAGAAAATAACCAAGCTGGAATTTGAAGGTTTAAAGCGAACCAAAGAGTCTTTTTTAAGGAGGTTGGTAAAAGTTAGGGCAAATACAGTTTATGATTCCGTTTTGGTAAAGCAAGATATTGAGCGGTTAAAACGATTGCCCGGAATAGCGAATGCAAAAGATAGCGTTTATACTCTTGGCGATGAAAAAGCATTGGTCTATCGAATAGAGGAAAATTTTACTATAATTCCGGGCTTACGGATTGCAACGGCGAACAATGGTGAATTTGCCTATAGAATCTCAGCATTTGAGTTCAATCTATTTGGGAACAATCAACTCATAGGAGGCTTTTACGAGCGCAATGTCTTCGATTCTTACGGTGTTTTCTGGGAGCATCCTTTTCTGTTCAGCGATAAATGGGGCATTGGATTCAGTTATCAGGACAACACAACACAGGAGCCCGTATTTTTTGAGGAAGGGATAAAAGATTATCGTTTCAATGCAAGAAGTGCAGAAGGAAATCTATTGTTCTTTTTTGATTTTAAGAATGAAGCAGAGCTTGGGGTTTCGTTTGTTAAAGAAAGCTATGACTTTTTTGGGGATGAACCTTTGCTGGGGAGACCTCTTTCTCTAGAGGCAGATAAATTGATATACAGAGGGCAATACCGTTATGTGGATTTGGACATAGATTATCAATATATTGATGGTACGATCAATGAATTCACAACACAGTATATCAGTTTCCTAAACGGAGATGAGCCGGGAACAGAATTTTTAGGGGATTTTGTCTCTTTTAGGAATGATTTGATTCACTACAGAAAACTGGGAACCAAAGGGAATTGGGCAAGTAGATTACGTTTTGCTGCCGCTTTTGGCAACGATGACTCCCCCTTTGCGCCATTTACCCTGGACAACCAATTGAATATACGAGGTGTTGGCAATACAGTGGACAGGGGAACGGCTGCCTTGGTGCTGAATACGGAGTACAGGCATACGTTCTATGAAAAAGGATGGTTTGCAATCCAAGGAAATGCTTTTATAGACGCAGGATCTTGGCGAGAACCTGGAGAGAACTTCGGGCAGTTGTTCGATGGAACATCTACACGCTTATATTCGGGTGTGGGGTTTCGATTGATTCACAAACGGATTTTCAACGCGGTATTCCGGTTGGATTACGGCTTTGGTATTTCCAATGAATCCACAAATGGGATTGTCTTTGGCATAGGGCAATACTTCTAG